The Pseudomonas sp. GD03919 region TCACTCCGCTGGATCGTGCCGGACTCTACGTGCCGGGCGGTAAGGCCTCCTATCCGTCCTCGGTATTGATGAACGCGATTCCTGCCAAGGTCGCCGGCGTGCCCGAGGTGGTGATGGTGGTACCGACCCCGCGCGGCGAGATCAACGAGATCGTCCTCGCTGCTGCCGCCATCGCCGGTGTCGACCGTGTGTTTACTATCGGCGGCGCCCAGGCCGTGGCCGCGCTGGCTTATGGCACCGAGAGCGTGCCGCCGGTGGACAAGATCGTCGGCCCCGGCAACATTTATGTGGCCACCGCCAAGCGCCATGTGTTCGGCAAGGTCGGTATCGACATGATCGCCGGCCCGTCGGAAATCCTGGTGGTCTGCGATGGCCAGACCGATCCGGACTGGATCGCCATGGACCTGTTCTCCCAGGCCGAGCACGACGAAGACGCTCAGTCGATTCTGGTCAGCCCGGATGCCGCCTTCCTCGACCGCGTCGCCGAAAGCATCGCCAAGCTGCTGCCGACCATGGAGCGTGCCGAGATCATCCGCACCTCGCTGGAGGGGCGCGGCGCCTTGATCCAGGTGGCCGACATGGCGCAGGCCATCGAGGTGGCCAATCGTATCGCGCCGGAGCACCTGGAGCTTTCAGTGGCCGATCCGGAAGCCTGGCTGCCCGAGATCCGTCACGCCGGCGCCATCTTCATGGGCCGCTACACAGCAGAGGCCTTGGGCGACTATGTGGCTGGCCCGAACCACGTACTGCCGACGTCGGGCACCGCGCGGTTCTCCTCGCCGCTGGGTGTCTACGACTTCCAGAAGCGCTCGTCGATCATCTTCTGCTCGCCGGAGGGCGCGTCGGAACTGGGCAAGAGCGCCTCGGTCCTGGCCCGTGGCGAGTCGCTGACTGCGCATGCGCGCAGCGCCGAGTACCGGATCAAGTAAGGCCGGATGCTTTGCGCACCCTTTGAATGTTTTGGTGCGCACGGCGCACCCTACGGGATCGTTTCTCGCTGATTGAGCGAAGCGATATCCATCACCCATGTCACGCATTTCGAGGAGAGAAGGGCAGATGAGCAAATTCTGGAGCCCCTTCGTCAAGGACCTGGTGCCCTATGTGCCGGGTGAGCAACCCAAGCTGAGCAAGCTGGTCAAGCTCAATACCAACGAGAACCCCTACGGCCCCTCGCCCAAGGCCATCGCCGCGATGCAGGCGGAGGTGAATGACAATCTGCGCTTGTACCCGGATCCCAATGGCGACCGGCTCAAGCAGGCGGTCGCCGATTACTATGGTGTGAGCACTGCCCAGGTATTCGTCGGCAACGGTTCCGACGAGGTGCTGGCGCATGCTTTCTACGGCCTGTTCCAGCATGACGCGCCGCTGTTGTTCCCGGATATCAGCTACAGCTTCTATCCGGTTTACTGCGGCCTGTATGGCATCGAGTACCAGCAGGTGGCGCTGGACGAGCAGTTCCAGATTCGCGTCGAGGACTATGCCCGGCCCAATGGCGGCATCATCTTCCCCAACCCCAATGCGCCGACCGGCTGCCTGCTGCCGCTCGAGGCCATCGAGCGTCTGTTGCAGAACAGCCCGGATTCCGTGGTGCTGGTGGACGAGGCTTATGTCGACTTCGGCGGTCAGACGGCAATCGCGCTGGTCGATCAGTACCCCAACCTGCTGGTCACCCAGACCCTGTCCAAGTCGCGTTCGCTGGCCGGGTTGCGTGTCGGCATCGCGGTCGGCCACCCGGAGCTGATCGAGGCGCTGGAGCGGATCAAGAACAGCTTCAACTCCTACCCGCTCGATCGCATCGCCATTGCCGGTGCGGCGGCGGCGTTCGAGGATCGCGCTTATTTCGAGAAAACCTGCCAGCAGGTGATCGACAGCCGTGAGGCGGTGGTCGCCGGTCTGCAGGGGCTGGGCTTCGAGGTGCTGCCTTCGGCGGCGAACTTCGTCTTCGCCCGTCATCCGGGCAGGGACGCCGCCACCCTGGCAGCCGGGCTGCGTGAGCAGGGGGTGATCGTGCGTCACTTCAAGCAACAGCGCATCGCCCAGTTCCTGCGCATCACCATCGGCACGCCGGAGCAAAACCAGGCGCTGCTGGATACGCTGAAGGCGCTTGGCGTGTAAACGTACGTGCAAAGCCGGCCCGATCAGGCCGGCTTTATCATGCCTGGCGTTTCAGTTGTTGCTGTTGGCAGGCGGGCGGATGCCGATCTCGGCGGTCAGGCTCAGTGTCTTGCCGTTGCGTAGCACCTCGATGCGGATCTTGTCGCCTGGCTTGGTACGCGCAACCTGATTCATCGAGCGGCGACCGTCGCTGGCCGGTTCGCCATCGATGCTGAGAATCAGGTCGCCAGGCTGCAG contains the following coding sequences:
- the hisC gene encoding histidinol-phosphate transaminase, which codes for MSKFWSPFVKDLVPYVPGEQPKLSKLVKLNTNENPYGPSPKAIAAMQAEVNDNLRLYPDPNGDRLKQAVADYYGVSTAQVFVGNGSDEVLAHAFYGLFQHDAPLLFPDISYSFYPVYCGLYGIEYQQVALDEQFQIRVEDYARPNGGIIFPNPNAPTGCLLPLEAIERLLQNSPDSVVLVDEAYVDFGGQTAIALVDQYPNLLVTQTLSKSRSLAGLRVGIAVGHPELIEALERIKNSFNSYPLDRIAIAGAAAAFEDRAYFEKTCQQVIDSREAVVAGLQGLGFEVLPSAANFVFARHPGRDAATLAAGLREQGVIVRHFKQQRIAQFLRITIGTPEQNQALLDTLKALGV
- the hisD gene encoding histidinol dehydrogenase, yielding MTAPIAVRRLNAADQDFARHLDHLLSWESVSDDGVNQRVLEIIQAVRERGDAALVEYTQRFDGLQVASMADLILPRERLEMALTRISAEQRQALEVAAERVRSYHEKQKQDSWRYTEADGTVLGQKVTPLDRAGLYVPGGKASYPSSVLMNAIPAKVAGVPEVVMVVPTPRGEINEIVLAAAAIAGVDRVFTIGGAQAVAALAYGTESVPPVDKIVGPGNIYVATAKRHVFGKVGIDMIAGPSEILVVCDGQTDPDWIAMDLFSQAEHDEDAQSILVSPDAAFLDRVAESIAKLLPTMERAEIIRTSLEGRGALIQVADMAQAIEVANRIAPEHLELSVADPEAWLPEIRHAGAIFMGRYTAEALGDYVAGPNHVLPTSGTARFSSPLGVYDFQKRSSIIFCSPEGASELGKSASVLARGESLTAHARSAEYRIK